ACCTTTTTTTAGTGTATGTCTTTCATGCGAATATTTTTGCATGGAACTGACTTACTGCATGAAAGTTCCACCGCAATTTCACCGTTTATTGTCCCTCTTAAATCATTGTACAAGATATTGCTAATTTTCACAGTTGTactatgtaaaattaaaaaacaaaatgcaaaaatatcattacaatatatatatgttaaattgaatattcAATTGAATTCATGAAGAGACTAAAATGAAACTTACATAATTCTTGCAATGTTGATGGGGAGGACAAGTGTATTGATCAATAATAATAGGTCTAATTACTTCACTAAACGATATATGTTCAAATCTTATATATCTTGCATATCCATGTCCTCCCTGCACACATAGCATgataattagttaaatatgatgtaaaagaaataatcataaaatacatttaatgaaaattttaattacttgcCATGTCTTTATTCTAAGACCATTCTCTGTAGTACAAAAGTTAGCTCTCTCAACTGTCTCCCTCCTTCCATTTTCACCAAGACTTCCAATactaaaagtgaaaaataaaaactagagaagtaaaaaacaaaatttttaaatcaaaatatctaaTTCTATAAGAGTGAAAAACaaaatgtgaatttttttcataaaaataataataataaaaatacctAATTCCATGACCTGGACCACAAAGAATCCGAttaatgttaatatattttgacCCATCTCCAATTCCTATACAATCATCaccttgaaaagaaaagaagagaaaatgtcaAACCCAATACTTGTCTAcatatattatgttatgaaaataaatacttattttttatataccaGTCTTAATGGTTGAGGAGGATATGGTGACATTGGTGGAATGTTGGATACGAATGCCATCAGTGTTGGGGCTATCTTCTGGAGCTTTGATGTTGAGATTAGAGGCATGAACGGATGAAGATCTTTCAATTGAAATATGCCATTTTCGACTGTCAACGGAAGTTAAGCCACTAATATGCACATTCTTAGAGTCTAAGATGGCAAAACCCTAAGcaaaacaaacaataaaaaggtaaataaaattGGAGACTAAATGAAAAATCTCCTATTTTTGGATGAGCAAAGCTGTCATGTCAACAtagaaaaattgataaatataattagaaattatataaaattgtgtTGAAGCAAATATTAAGAAGCtgcaaaaatccaaaataatagtaTACCACATTATTATGCATGCAACCCATTTGCCACCATTTTTGTCCTTGGCCATGGAGGCTTCCGATTCCTTGAACGATGAGGCCATCAAAATGTTGAAAGGTTATCCAATTGTTACAGTTTGTATCATTGCATTTCCATGAAGATGGATCAGTTGGGGCAATGAGTATACCATCAATCTGAACAACCCAACccaaaaattttgtaaataatattattaatagaattaaagaaagatgaaaataataattattattacctgaaaagtaatatttttttggtcGACATTCACCATTAAAAGTCAAGGGTTGCAACAAAAACTTTTGTCCATAAGGAACACGAAATACCCCTGAAGAGATATGCGAACTACAGACAATATTCCATGCATTCTTGAAGGCCTAAAGTagttatataaataaacaatcaaAATATCGTAAACTTCTCAACTATAGCATTTAAGCAGAAAATAAACCTCTGTATCATCACTCTCTCCATCTCCAATGCCTCCTGCAAAGTTGACGTCATAAACAAATGGTTCCATGGATTGAAcgaataaaagaaatagaaaacaacaTTTTTAAACCCATATTACTCATTctgaataataaaatagtacATAGAAGTATTTATAGGAGAAAAACATAGGCTTGGTTACTATACGAaagataagtttttttttaaatttaaacattaatttcttttaaatctattttttaaatatttatttaaatccaaatccaaaatcaAATCTAGTTTTTAAActaatctaattaattttattctcaattttaaaatttttagttttgaaaattagttTAGAATTGATAACcactgttttatttttaaaatatattttatttatttaatatttgtcaTACACACTACTTAAATTctccattaatttttttaattttactcaacattcctttaaaaatgatttagattTTTCAGggataaaactaataaaaatatttatctcaaAACACTAAATCTCAATTCCGTACTTCAAttgtttttaacaattttgtaGTTGAACAAGGTTTTCAAAGTTGGAATGGTGGTTGAATTGGTTAGACCACCCGTTTCCAATCCAACCGGTCCAATTGATTTATCCactttaattgaataaatcattaaaaaactataaataaatcaaattagcTCAACCTATACGACTAGCCACTTCAATTGATTCCCGGGTTAGCCGGTCCAACCTCATATTTCGAGTGGCTATACCGATATTGAAAACATTGGGATTGAGTCAAATTATTGTAAGTTTTTATATGCTATAGTCAATTTGGCCAGTTTTTGGTGAGTTAAATGATATTCGGCTAAACTACAATTTTATCACTAATGTATAGTTCGACTTACTTTTTTTGGTCACTATACTTCAACAAAGTTATAATATAGTTACTAATGCTTTCGATTTAATTGTTGTTAACAATGTAATAAGTAGATGTGAAACattatatcatcattttaatgaaaacttctgatcaaattacacaattagtccttatatttttatgtttgagtaaattaattctttttgtctttttaagtttcttttttatatatatattccattattttgctttctcttatttttttctcctttttttgtaacaccccttaatcGGGACGAACCGATATGTTCCGAGCAAGAGATGTCACATTTGGATGCTAGAACTAAGTTAATCCAATCATCAAATTCAAGACTTTACTTTAACATTAATAGACTTTTTGAATTTAGTCAAGTCATTTCTaggcttattttaaaatttggatacAAACGAAGGTCATTCGGGGCTTATTCGGGTCATAATAGGGTAACAGGgtcaatgtcgcgacattggGAAATGGGTGTTACAACACTATACTGATGTCGTGACACTAATCTCCTGATGTGGCGACACCGAGAACAAATTACTCGACACTAAAGGTCGAATGCCACTACACAGGAGGTAGATTGTCCAGAACATATCTGAAACATCTAAAACCGAGTTTAAACTATCGACAACCATTCAATAATACATCTAAACAATTTTAGGActcaaaatatgtcaaattatcattcaaaacatctaaataATTATTCCTTCGTGATGTGACAAGGATGAGAATGACCACTTCTACAggtacaatttatttttattatattcatatCAGATTTAATATGAACTATTAAATTGAACATATTATATAGTACACAAGAAAAATACAACATAAgtcatttttgttatataagtAACCAAcaacaattatatttgaatattgaaattcaaaatacaaATTTCATTATGATTTAAACTCCAACATGCATGTATTGACTTATATGAAGTGGTCGTTAAAGCTCCTGTTAGACATTGTTTGGCACTAATTCAAATTGTGTCACCTTCATCCCACCCACtgcaacaaaatatatatatatataaatatatatatatatatatattttgttgcaTGTGAGGTGTAGGTTagatatattttgattattaatgtACTTGTTTATACAATAATTTGATCATGgatatattatttgtaattctATTTgcgcattttattattaaatttgaaggGAATATAAATGTGCTGATTTTAAAGTCCTCGCGTGCTCTAATAATATACAGGATTACAGTGctattataatatatagcatTGTTTTTGTATTTATCTTGGAGTAGTCCGATCCTGAATCATGAAGACAAATCTTACCCTACTCAAACAGAAATCCatgaaaatatcaatttgagaaagggattttaaattaattgaccTAAAAATCGATACAAACCGAAcgtttaaaccaatttttttttaattttaaatatctttttaatcAATCCACTTAGACCAATCACACTAATAAATTAATGACTTGACCGATTTGGTCACCAATTCAGTTTAAAAAACACTGGCCTTGACctaaaaccaatataaaaaatCCAAGAGTTGGACTGAATTGCAACTAAACCTATCCAAGGACCAAGTAATTCATCCACCCAACCCAATGGGCCCAACTCAACTTAGGTCAAGCTTGCACTTCAAGCCAAGGCAAGGCAACCCAACCCAacacaaattcaatttaaataataaaattatttttaattaaaatttaatcataaaacatataaaacaacttaaaatatatattttatatttaattaatttttaataataaaacaggCCTCTTGGACAAGCCTAATATTTTGAAACCATACCtaaacccaacccaacccaattctTAGAGGTCTCATTTAGGATGAGTTTGGATGGTACAGTGAGATGCTGTACCTTAGTTTCATGTTACATTGATAAgatgaaaacatatatgatatCATGTCCTCgtgtttttcattttctgaaaacaaataaaaacaacttAGATTCTTGAAACCACATAGTGCCTAAAAGGTCTCAACCATTGTCGAATTTTATCACaaagtcaaatttaattatcctaatgcttgaaaataataatgcatAAAATGCATTgatctcttctctttttctaatttttaatttgaactcAAACTTGAAGTTGAAGATGAAGATGGGAGGAGTAATCAAAACTCATCTTTCACTAGATAAACAAACTCATGCAACTCGATTTTTACTCTCTAGTTAAAAAGTGAAACTAGATTGACTTCAacccaaatttcaaatttcgaaTTTCGAGTCAAGCACAAGCTCAAGCCTTTCACAGCTTGAGTTCAGCAAAGCTTGGTACGCCCCTAGATCTTAAAAGCAAATAAACGACAAGattaaaaacaccaaaaataaaacatttcaacTTGAAGGGAAAAAACTAAACATAATTCTGACACactaaacataatattttgCCTCCCAAGTATCTCATTTTCAAGCCACAAATGAACtagttctttaaattttaaaagcataaataccAAAAGTTTAGCCCTGCATCCAGGAGAATGTCAACTGCAGCGCTTGGAAGATGGTTCAAACTGTGCCACCTCTAAGCCACAAGAGTGCTGGCAGTGGTAGATTCACTGCATGAAGAAAAATATGTTTAGGTTTGCAAGTTAAACCCCAAATCTTGAGACCAGAGAATACTCAAATAACCAGTGTCGAggtcaacaaaattttctaaaagacCATACCTCAGACCATTAGTTAAATTACTATTAACCGTGTATGTGTCCTACACATATTTGTAAATAGGTACCAAGGTACAATCCgccaaatatgaaatatatttagaaaagGGCATACACAGGTAAGACACGTGCATCCTAACCTAAAACACGTTAAGAACATCGATAGAAGCAGGGATAAAAGTACTCACTATTTCCACACTGGTGGTAGCTTCTTTGTCTTCTTGTAATAACGGGCAAGACGGTGAATTCTGCTTTCAACCAAGATTAACCTAAACTTGGAATCCTTGTCTTTCCTGTTCCGCTCAAGGTGCTTTCTGATGGCTACCGCTTTCTTAATCAGGTGGTACAGATCCTCGGGGATTTCTGGAGCAAGACCTGACAAAACCAAATTGATAAGTCAACTGTTTATCATCACTTATAAGGGAAATGCAACAGCAAAAAATGTCAATGACGTGTACCATGGGCTTTCAATATTCGCAAAATCTTGCTGCCAGTAACACTCTTCACCTGAGCAATGCCATGAGAATCACGGAGAATGACACCAATTTGAGATGGAGTCAAACCCTTCTTTGCAAACTTGTAAATGTTCTCCTCAACCTAAAAGATCAAATCAAGATCAATGAATATTGTCAAAAAAATAGTAAACTTTTCATATGGACAGAATAAACTAAAGTAGGGTACTTTTTTCAACTCCACATCGCATCAATGTAAAACCTATGTTACTCGGATTTGAGAGTAAGTGTCGATATGGGTATGTGATATgcttacttttttaaaaattttccatatatttggaGGATCATACCCTCACATTCATGGCCAAATACGTGTTGAGCAAGAGCACttcaaggaaaataaagaatCGAATTAACATAATGTAAACCCGGGAAAGAGAGCATTTAGAATGTTAAATGGAAAACTACAAGCAATAGTCTGAGCCTAAGGAAATATCAATTAGTTACTACAAAAACCTCCCATCACTTCAGTGGTAAAATTTATGATCGAAAGTCAAGACAACTTGAGGTTTATTCACAAAATGAACGAGCAGTAACGCCTTAAACTACCAACAAATAAGGTCCAAAGACCATTATCATTCCACATTTGAGAAATAtgaaaatcaaaaaatcaaaaaaacaactaaaagcCACCTTACTCTAATTCTTCACTTTCCTTGAAGTTCTGCGTCTAATAATACCAATGCCCAACATAGCTTCGGCCATAGATTTTGAATATAGCCATTTCAAACCCACATCCGTATCTAATATCACAGCTAAATCCGAgtaacaaaaggactaaatgcACTatcaaacttaaatattaaccaTCGAGGAATTGCATCACATCTTACGATATTCTCAATCATGACCAATACTTAATCAATGAAATAtccattaatcaaaaaataataaggtACGTTTCAACCACTAATCTAAACCAAATAGGTTTTAAAAATcgtatataaaattaaaggcaCGATAAAAACCAAAGTGACTCACATCTTGAGAAGAGATCTTCAACCAACTAGGAGGAGTTCTCTTGTAAGGCAAAGCGGATGCTGAAATACCCTTACTgcaaaagaaaaactcaaatcAGTGACAAAGCAGATAGAAGAGATTCGACCAACGTAATCATAGGTTTGTTTTCAGAGGATAATGAAATCAAGTGTGAGAGGAAAATACAAACCCTCGGCTGTGCATACGACCCATGGTGGCAGAGTTTCGAGCTCGGCTGATTGATTGCTTCTGATAGTGTAATTTGAAATGAGCAAAGAAACCCTAGGATCAAAATTAAGGATGGGGGCTAGGGTTCTTATTCTCCTCTGGTCCTTtgctagtgatttattgggcccTTTTTTCCCCTTTGGTGGTCTAGTTTTCTAGTATTGTTTTTTGTATATATTGGATCAGGCCTTGCTAGTGAATTTGAGAAGGCCGAATTTAAATGCGGTTAAGAAACATTTGGTTTGAAAATAACGGAATAATAACATGAATAGCCCCTAAACTATAGGGTATATTTGAATATGGTACctgtacttttttttaataatctcattataggttttgatcatatctgctctttttttaCATGATGCCTAGAATTACTCatagcccctccccaacccataaatagaaggataatgtgcttcagcgcGCTCGAATCcacgtcctcctacattgacaacaatgtccATACTAATcaagctaaaactcaatcgactGATACTTgttgtaatggcctaaattcaaggttatcggaacagtggtttcgtagccacaaattcgatttaaagataaatttattttaatatttttgcatgaatattgatatgataggaaaatcgtatgaaaatataaatagaagaattttaccgatttagtggttagttagaaaaagaaattattgaagaaattgggtaaaaacaaggtattgagacctcgatctcgtaaaaccgagtcaaaaatatttttataaatatttatgaaatgttagtaatatggtattaaaatttcgttagaaaattttaatgtttgggtagtcaattaagtaaaaaggactaaattgaaaaatgtgtaaaagttactagaaagattaaatagctcaattgttaaatgaggagggacataaattgcaaataagcccaaaagaagatattttgggcggcataagctgagaaaaatcaggagaattggtgaaataaaggtaaaatgggaaaataacaaattttactaacataaacataggaccaaattggaatatctagaattctcttcatattttcttcattatcatcagTCAAAAAACATCCTAGGGTTTTATTCAAGctggtaattaattattttttgcaccaagtgagttaatcctttcctttttcttgtaatttttgtgtttctaagacttttgcaactaggtcctattactaaattcattagttttgattttatgaatgaaattgaaagtttctatgaatatgtgctggaattttatgatgaaatagcatgaaattgaagctttaatttgtttatgagatgattttattaggtaatttcaatagaaattgatttgtaggacctaattgtgaaaaagtttggaattaaagtctagtggtaaaattatgatttccaaagattataaagtagtttaaagtgatagaataaagtgttaattgagaaaaataagctcaattgagaggttcaTTGAGAatggatgaaattatcatttattgaaagcttaggggaaaaatggtaattaacatcatgcaccaaaacagttttggacagcagcagtagtctaactttgaaaaatcaccaaaaattttagagatcgaattagagaatgaataaaacattaaattaaatcttattgagtctagtttcttataaaagaaacggtgtaagcaatgaaattgtaaatcatgagatataatagattttgtgagataaagttagaatgaattcgggttcccctgttctgactttggaaaatcataaaaaattggagaaaaataattaggagcttaaatttatatttgtaaatccttaatgagtctattttcaaaagaaacaaacgagaacatcatccaaattatgtacaatgagataattaatttttagtgaagaggggttggaactgtcaaacagtgaaataggggaactttaaagaataaaatgtacttattggataaaccaaaaattctgaaaattttatggtaagaagatatgtgagtctagtttt
The Gossypium raimondii isolate GPD5lz chromosome 8, ASM2569854v1, whole genome shotgun sequence DNA segment above includes these coding regions:
- the LOC105793072 gene encoding probable polygalacturonase At1g80170, translated to MEPFVYDVNFAGGIGDGESDDTEIDGILIAPTDPSSWKCNDTNCNNWITFQHFDGLIVQGIGSLHGQGQKWWQMGCMHNNVGFAILDSKNVHISGLTSVDSRKWHISIERSSSVHASNLNIKAPEDSPNTDGIRIQHSTNVTISSSTIKTGDDCIGIGDGSKYININRILCGPGHGISIGSLGENGRRETVERANFCTTENGLRIKTWEDMDMQDI
- the LOC105790334 gene encoding 40S ribosomal protein S13 codes for the protein MGRMHSRGKGISASALPYKRTPPSWLKISSQDVEENIYKFAKKGLTPSQIGVILRDSHGIAQVKSVTGSKILRILKAHGLAPEIPEDLYHLIKKAVAIRKHLERNRKDKDSKFRLILVESRIHRLARYYKKTKKLPPVWKYESTTASTLVA